The proteins below are encoded in one region of Oreochromis niloticus isolate F11D_XX linkage group LG6, O_niloticus_UMD_NMBU, whole genome shotgun sequence:
- the LOC100690116 gene encoding solute carrier family 43 member 3 isoform X1 codes for MQGTVAGYSLRYWLTLITGLLECLLFAGLVFGHASLVFVLKKEEYFGWLCVDTNSTMDSKDCSGQDEQFSLVFTVASFLNNFLTLLNGYIFDHCGTRMTRLLAIALFSGGTLLVALSSPEFSHLLYPALSLLAVGGVLLLITNMQVGNLFPAHRSTIITFYNGAFDSSSAVLLIVKILYEQGISLHTSFIFLTVCSSIHVARTFLLMPKTHIPYTLPENYTYGTNCGKGNTDTVEETEMKACPPTQESPETENTSLAPEGRTEAQNTEKVQSFGSCVKSRFFIFHLVWLSIMQLRHYFFIGTLNSMLNRLADGDSSLVSQYTNAFAITQLCGILCAPWNGLIMDRHKKKPLAPGETEQEADLRSSYLSLLLTALQCLLFSVCTSIAFLPLQYFTFVLQVLNRSFLYGGNAAFLSIAFPACHFGKLYGLVMAVSAGVSVLQYPLVSVVREYPFYVDIGLIFLTLLAFIHPTNVFIHCRKQARLRKEHPETRARL; via the exons ATGCAGGGAACTGTAGCTGGTTACAGCCTGCGCTACTGGCTGACCCTGATCACAGGGTTGCTGGAGTGTCTGTTATTTGCCGGCCTGGTGTTTGGCCATGCCTCCTTGGTGTTTGTGCTGAAGAAAGAGGAATACTTTGGTTGGCTGTGTGTCGACACTAACAGCACCATGGATAGTAAAG aCTGTAGTGGTCAGGATGAGCAGTTCTCGCTGGTTTTTACTGTGGCCTCCTTCCTCAACAACTTCCTCACTCTATTAAATGGCTACATATTTGATCACTGTGGCACACGGATGACCAGACTGCTGGCAAT AGCCCTTTTTAGTGGTGGTACCTTGCTGGTGGCCCTCTCTAGCCCAG AATTTTCACATCTGCTTTACCCCGCCCTGTCTCTTCTTGCTGTGGGTGGAGTCCTGCTGCTCATAACTAACATGCAG GTGGGCAACCTGTTTCCTGCTCATCGCTCCACCATCATCACTTTCTACAACGGTGCCTTTGACTCCTCCTCTGCTGTGCTTCTCATCGTTAAG ATTCTCTACGAACAGGGAATCTCTCTCCACACCTCTTTCATTTTCCTGACAGTCTGCAGCAGCATTCACGTGGCGAGAACTTTCCTGTTGATGCCGAAAACCCACATCCCCTACACTCTGCCTGAAAACTACACCTACGG GACAAACTGTGGAAAAGGAAACACTGACACTGTGGAGGAGACTGAGATGAAGGCATGTCCGCCGACACAGGAGTCCCCTGAGACGGAGAACACGTCGCTGGCACCCGAGGGTAGGACAGAggctcaaaacacagaaaaag TGCAGTCGTTCGGCAGCTGTGTCAAGTCCAGGTTCTTCATATTTCACCTGGTGTGGTTGTCCATCATGCAGCTGAGACACTACTTCTTCATTGGCACGCTCAACTCCATGCTGAACCGGCTGGCTGATGGTGACTCCAGCCTGG TGAGCCAGTACACCAATGCTTTCGCAATAACTCAGCTGTGTGGCATCCTGTGTGCCCCCTGGAACGGACTCATCATGGACAGACACAAGAAGAAGCCTCTGGCTCCGG GAGAGACGGAGCAAGAGGCGGACCTGCGCTCCTCCTACCTGTCCCTGCTCCTGACTGCCCTGCAGTGCCTCCTCTTCTCTGTGTGCACCTCCATTGCTTTTCTCCCGCTTCAGTACTTCACCTTTGTCCTGCAGGTCCTCAATCGCTCCTTCCTTTATGGGGGGAATGCAGCCTTCCTTAGCATCGC CTTTCCAGCCTGTCACTTTGGGAAGCTGTATGGCCTGGTGATGGCTGTGTCCGCTGGAGTCTCTGTTCTGCAGTACCCCCTCGTCTCCGTGGTCAGAGAATACCCCTTTTAT GTGGACATCGGTCTTATTTTTCTCACTCTGCTGGCGTTCATCCATCCTACAAACGTCTTCATCCACTGCAGAAAACAAGCCCGCCTCAGGAAGGAGCATCCTGAGACTCGAGCCAGACTGTAG
- the LOC100690116 gene encoding solute carrier family 43 member 3 isoform X2: MQGTVAGYSLRYWLTLITGLLECLLFAGLVFGHASLVFVLKKEEYFGWLCVDTNSTMDSKDCSGQDEQFSLVFTVASFLNNFLTLLNGYIFDHCGTRMTRLLAIALFSGGTLLVALSSPEFSHLLYPALSLLAVGGVLLLITNMQVGNLFPAHRSTIITFYNGAFDSSSAVLLIVKILYEQGISLHTSFIFLTVCSSIHVARTFLLMPKTHIPYTLPENYTYGTNCGKGNTDTVEETEMKACPPTQESPETENTSLAPEVQSFGSCVKSRFFIFHLVWLSIMQLRHYFFIGTLNSMLNRLADGDSSLVSQYTNAFAITQLCGILCAPWNGLIMDRHKKKPLAPGETEQEADLRSSYLSLLLTALQCLLFSVCTSIAFLPLQYFTFVLQVLNRSFLYGGNAAFLSIAFPACHFGKLYGLVMAVSAGVSVLQYPLVSVVREYPFYVDIGLIFLTLLAFIHPTNVFIHCRKQARLRKEHPETRARL; the protein is encoded by the exons ATGCAGGGAACTGTAGCTGGTTACAGCCTGCGCTACTGGCTGACCCTGATCACAGGGTTGCTGGAGTGTCTGTTATTTGCCGGCCTGGTGTTTGGCCATGCCTCCTTGGTGTTTGTGCTGAAGAAAGAGGAATACTTTGGTTGGCTGTGTGTCGACACTAACAGCACCATGGATAGTAAAG aCTGTAGTGGTCAGGATGAGCAGTTCTCGCTGGTTTTTACTGTGGCCTCCTTCCTCAACAACTTCCTCACTCTATTAAATGGCTACATATTTGATCACTGTGGCACACGGATGACCAGACTGCTGGCAAT AGCCCTTTTTAGTGGTGGTACCTTGCTGGTGGCCCTCTCTAGCCCAG AATTTTCACATCTGCTTTACCCCGCCCTGTCTCTTCTTGCTGTGGGTGGAGTCCTGCTGCTCATAACTAACATGCAG GTGGGCAACCTGTTTCCTGCTCATCGCTCCACCATCATCACTTTCTACAACGGTGCCTTTGACTCCTCCTCTGCTGTGCTTCTCATCGTTAAG ATTCTCTACGAACAGGGAATCTCTCTCCACACCTCTTTCATTTTCCTGACAGTCTGCAGCAGCATTCACGTGGCGAGAACTTTCCTGTTGATGCCGAAAACCCACATCCCCTACACTCTGCCTGAAAACTACACCTACGG GACAAACTGTGGAAAAGGAAACACTGACACTGTGGAGGAGACTGAGATGAAGGCATGTCCGCCGACACAGGAGTCCCCTGAGACGGAGAACACGTCGCTGGCACCCGAGG TGCAGTCGTTCGGCAGCTGTGTCAAGTCCAGGTTCTTCATATTTCACCTGGTGTGGTTGTCCATCATGCAGCTGAGACACTACTTCTTCATTGGCACGCTCAACTCCATGCTGAACCGGCTGGCTGATGGTGACTCCAGCCTGG TGAGCCAGTACACCAATGCTTTCGCAATAACTCAGCTGTGTGGCATCCTGTGTGCCCCCTGGAACGGACTCATCATGGACAGACACAAGAAGAAGCCTCTGGCTCCGG GAGAGACGGAGCAAGAGGCGGACCTGCGCTCCTCCTACCTGTCCCTGCTCCTGACTGCCCTGCAGTGCCTCCTCTTCTCTGTGTGCACCTCCATTGCTTTTCTCCCGCTTCAGTACTTCACCTTTGTCCTGCAGGTCCTCAATCGCTCCTTCCTTTATGGGGGGAATGCAGCCTTCCTTAGCATCGC CTTTCCAGCCTGTCACTTTGGGAAGCTGTATGGCCTGGTGATGGCTGTGTCCGCTGGAGTCTCTGTTCTGCAGTACCCCCTCGTCTCCGTGGTCAGAGAATACCCCTTTTAT GTGGACATCGGTCTTATTTTTCTCACTCTGCTGGCGTTCATCCATCCTACAAACGTCTTCATCCACTGCAGAAAACAAGCCCGCCTCAGGAAGGAGCATCCTGAGACTCGAGCCAGACTGTAG
- the LOC112847211 gene encoding uncharacterized protein LOC112847211, whose translation MDVTNPDWAPTLHMGHDDIPVSDSDRHARRMQRKRKRAPIGGFRYAAAESEGVPRAEVIDEDLTEDQQQNHHVMEAVDSSCVGQGEVPAANVDIGDWTDSVTEAKGQTKDCVCNEQGRAEINRLLEENRLLRSQLQKTELNENFLKDDTEKVRYYTGLHCYAVLMSLFNTVKDFLPVSKKLTGFQMLLLTLMRLRLDLPVQHLCHLFHVSHKTLSSIFADTIDVLYARLGALVHWPERHCLQATMPPQFTETFGKRVAIIVDCFEIRTERPSNLKARAQTYSHYKGTHTIKYLIGITPQGAISFISRG comes from the exons atggatgtaacaaatccagactgggcaccaacactgcacaTGGGGCACGACGACATACCTGTATCTGACTCGGACCGGCACGCAAGGCGTATGCAACGGAAGCGAAAAAGAGCACCCATCGGAG gctttcgttatgcagctgcagagtctgaaggtgtgccccgtgcagaagtgatcgatgaagatctgacagaagacCAACAGCAAAATCACCATGTCATGGAGGCAgtggacagcagttgtgttggacaagGTGAGGTACCTGCTGCAAATGTGGACATTGGTGATTGGACAGACAGCGTCACGgaagctaaagggcagacgaaggattgtgtgtgcaatgaacagggcagagcagaaataaaccgGCTGTTGGAGGAGAACAGACTGCTTCGATCGCAGTTGCAAAAGACAGAGCTGAATGAAAATTTCTTAAAGGATGATACCGAAAAAGTAAGATATTACACTGGACTACATTGTTATGCTGTCTTAATGTCCCTCTTCAACACTGTCAAAGATTTCCTGCCAGTATCGAAGAAACTGACAGGTTTCCAAATGCTCTTACTCACACTAATGCGTCTGAGACTTGATCTTCCAGTCCAGCATCTTTGTCATCTATTCCATGTGTCCCACAAAACACTGTCTTCTATCTTCGCCGATACCATTGATGTTTTGTATGCCCGCTTAGGAGCACTGGTGCACTGGCCTGAGAGGCACTGTCTGCAGGCCACAATGCCTCCGCAGTTTACAGAAACTTTTGGAAAACGAGTAGCCATCATTGTTGACTGTTTTGAGATTCGAACAGAAAGACCATCTAATTTAAAGGCACGTGCACAAACATACTCTCATTACAAGGGTACACACACCATAAAATACCTCATCGGGATTACACCCCAAGGAGctatttctttcatttccagGGGATGA